One Sphingomonas endolithica DNA segment encodes these proteins:
- a CDS encoding Crp/Fnr family transcriptional regulator, with translation MTRSVLTEEEEQAILALPTQEVVLRSRQDYLHIGQKTSYACLVIEGMIGRFGQTSDGTRQITAFHVPGDMADLLSIVRPLGIGGLNALCETVILRVPHSALRAVAARYPAIAEAFWRDCMLDAAILMEWVVNVGRRNAQTRIAHIFCEMSIRSGRDREALQAYAFPITQEQLGDAASLTGVHVNRTLKALRDVVTLTNGMVHIHDWVKLTRIGDFDSTYLVGDTFAERQKPLWAAA, from the coding sequence ATGACCCGCTCGGTCCTCACGGAGGAGGAGGAGCAGGCAATCCTCGCATTGCCGACCCAGGAAGTGGTCCTGCGCTCAAGGCAGGATTATCTGCACATCGGTCAAAAAACATCATACGCCTGCCTCGTCATCGAGGGCATGATCGGTCGCTTTGGGCAAACCTCCGACGGCACGCGGCAGATCACCGCTTTTCATGTGCCAGGCGACATGGCCGACCTGCTCTCCATTGTGCGGCCACTAGGTATCGGCGGGCTGAATGCCCTCTGCGAAACGGTGATCTTGCGAGTTCCACATTCCGCGCTTCGGGCAGTGGCCGCTCGCTACCCAGCAATCGCCGAGGCATTCTGGCGCGACTGCATGCTTGATGCCGCCATCCTGATGGAATGGGTCGTGAATGTGGGTCGACGTAACGCTCAAACCCGGATTGCTCACATATTTTGCGAGATGTCGATCCGATCAGGTCGTGACCGCGAAGCCTTGCAGGCATACGCCTTCCCGATCACGCAAGAGCAGCTTGGTGATGCCGCCTCGCTGACAGGAGTACACGTGAACCGTACCCTGAAGGCGCTTCGCGACGTTGTGACGCTAACCAATGGAATGGTGCACATACACGATTGGGTGAAGCTTACCCGCATCGGCGACTTCGACTCTACGTACCTCGTGGGGGACACCTTCGCTGAGCGGCAGAAGCCCTTGTGGGCTGCCGCTTGA